In Lewinellaceae bacterium, the genomic stretch GCTGCAACAACTGATAGAGGCCATCCGGTGCATTGGCTACCCAGGGAGCAACTACGATGGCAAATACGGCCATGATCACCGACACCAGTTTGCCTACCCTTACCAGTTGCCGGTCGCTGGCATCTTTGCGGATGTGCCTTTTGTAAATACCATTGCTGAAGATGGTGGCAGCACTGTTGAGCACACTATTAAACGTACTCAATACCGCGCCTAATACAACCGCGGCAAAGAACCCGGTGAAGGCTACCGGCATTACTTTTTTAACCAATTCGGGATAGACAGTATCCTGATGGTCGAAAAATTGGTCACCGAAATAATAAAACCCGATCACCCCCGGTAAAACGATAATAATAGGGATCAGGATCTTATACAACCCGGTGAGCAGCAAGCCCTTTTGAGCTTCCACCAGATTTTTAGCCCCCAATGCACGCTGTATAATCACCTGGTTCATACACCAGAAGTATAATTGATTGATGATCAGGCCCGTGAACAAGGTGCCGAATGGTAACACCGAGTCCCTGGTTCCGATCACATTAAACCGTTCCGGCACCGTTTCATAGACTTTGCCCAAACCGGTAAACACATTTCCGTCGCCAATAGCCCAAAGTGCAAATACCGGAATGGCGAGGCCGCCGATGAACAACCCATAGCCATTGAGTGTATCCGAAAAGGCAACTGCTTTCAGTCCGCCAAAGATGGCATAAACACTACCGATAACACCAATGGCGATCACCGTATACCATAGGGCTTCACCACGGGTGAGATGCAGTTGATCACTCAGATCAAAAAGGCTTTCAATATTGATTGCTCCGGTGTACAGGACGATGGGCAGCAGGGTTACGATGAATGAAAGCATCAGGAAAAAAGCGACCAGGGTGCGGGTCAGGCCGTCGAAACGGTATTCCAGATACTCCGGAATGGTCGTTAACCCCATACGTAAATAACGGGGTACGAAGTAAAGTGCAGCAACAACCAGTGCCAATGCGGAAGTGACTTCCCAGGCAATAATGATAAAACCATTTTTGTACGAGCTGCCATTCATCCCGATCAGGTGTTCCGTAGAGATGTTGGTGAGCAGCATGGACCCTGCAATCACGACCCCGGTCAGGCTGCGCCCACCCAGAAAATAACCATCTTTTGAACTGAGGTTCTCTTTGCGCAGGCGCCACCAAACGTATAGCGCGACAAATGCGGTAAAACCCAGAAATGTGATGATGGTTAAGGTCATGGCTTATGATGTTAAAGTTGCTTATACACCGCTGAAAGCGCTGAATCCGCCATCCACCGGCAGGACAATGCCGGTGATGAACCTGGCGCCCGGACCACACAGGAATAATGCCGCCTCATTCAATTCATCGGCATGGCCAAACCGGCGCATCGGTGTGCCCTGAATGATCAGCTGCCCCCGTTCGGTGTAACTACCGTCGGGATTGGTCAGTAATGCCCGGTTCTGATTGCCTATGAAAAATCCGGGAGCCAACGCGTTGACCCGGAGTCCTTCCCCAAACTTTAGGGCCAATTCGACAGCCATCCACCGGGTGAAGTTCTCCATGGCTGCCTTAGCCGCCGAATATCCGGCCACCCGTGTGATTGCCCGGTCTACCGCCATCGAAGAAATGTTGAGGATGGCACCCTGACCGGAGGAAGCCATGGCAGCTCCAAATACGAGAGACGGGATCACCGTTCCCATCAGGTTGATGTCGGTAACCCGGCTGAAATCTTCCAGGGATACATCAAATATGGTCTTGTCCGGAGGTACGGTTGCACCGGGTAAATTGCCACCGGCAGCATTGATGAGCACATCAATAGCACCCTGCTGATCCAGAACTTCTTCACGCACTACGATCAGTGAGGGCTTATCCAGTACATCTGCAGCATATATGGAACATTTACCGCCATTAGCTTGAATCATAGCCTGGCGTTCCTCCAGGGAATCAAGGGTGCGACCGATCAGGATGACATGGGCTCCCTCTTTAGCAAAAGCCTGAGCCATATGACCGCCGAGGACACCCCCGCCACCGGTAATTACGATTGTTTTTTGAAGAAAGCGCTGCATATACGGTCGGTGTGTTGACGTTCTGGTTCAATACATTCAGCTATTGCTCCACAGGCAAATCACTCTGCGGGCAGATTCTTGGTTCATCAGCCCCGACGCATTAAAATCGCAGGGTGTCGGGCAGGTATTTTGCGGCCAGGTCCTCGTAATATGGCCTCAGTTTTTTTACATCCGGCGGAGCGGGTGATTTGGAGTAGAGGTCGTAAGGATTGAAAGCTCGAACCCATTTGAACAACTCCCGGTCGTGGTCGTCCATCAGGTGGTCGTAAGCTTCTTCCCGGTGTTGGGCATAAAAGGAATGGTAGCGGATCATATAAAGTGCCGGCTCGGGAAGATGATTCTTCATGATGTGGTACAGGTATTCATCGTGTCCCCAGGAAAGATGTACATTTCTCAATCCACAGTTGGGTGTATAGACGCCATAGGTGGAATTGTACCGCTCATCGTAATAATCGGGATTGGCTGTAAAAAACTCCGGATAGACGATTTTATCGGAGTAGGCGCAGCCTACCGGGAAAGTGTCGCCAACGACAGCCCACTGCGGTTCGCCGAAAAGGCAAAGGACCTTGCCCAGGTCATGGAGAAACCCGGTCAATACGAACCAGTCGGGATGACCGTCAGCCCGGATAGCCTCGGCGGTCTGCAACAGATGCTGGGTCTGATCCAGATCGATGTCCGGATCCGAATCATCAATCAGGGTATTCAGATAGTCCACAGCATCCCACAGAGACATTTCCCGGCGGTTGAAAGCCAGAAATTCCTGCTCTTTCTGCCGGACAAATTCATACGTCTGATAGGTATGATTCATCCGATAGAACTCGCGTACGGTATCCCGGGCTGGATTATCGTAATTCCGGTAGTCGGCTTTGGCTTTGGTATTTTCAGTTGGATAGCGTTGAAGCAAATCCTGCTCCCAGAGCTCTTCCATCTCGTGGGGTGTTACCCTATTTTGAAGTTGATCCTGCATGCGTATCGCTTTAGTCGGCTGCTTATGCCATGACTAAAATAGGAAAACGATAGGAATTCGCTGGTTCTTTCATACCGAGGCTTGAAGGCCCAGGTTCCCGCAGCTATTCATTCGTGGTGTTGGTGCTTCGGGCATGCAGGATCAGATCAAGGCCGGCGCCGCTGATCATCAGCCGGTGTTTGCGATTGGGAATGATCGATTGCGTCCAGTCCACCAGCCCTCCATCTGCCAGCTCCCAGACCTGGCCTGCCCGTTCGACCAGCATCTTGAATTGTGCCAGCGGGTAATAGGAATAATCTCGGTCCTCATGCTGATGGTCCAATGTTGCTCCATCGGCTAATGCGCTCAGGGCTTCCATGATTTTTAAACGCAGTTTGTCATTGGCTTGTCGCCAGTAGAAATTGATCCTGAAGTTTCCATCGGCAAAACAGGTTTTCAGCATCCGGTAATGGGTCAAAACATGATGCGTGAATGCTTCGGCTTCGAAATCATGGTTTCCCTGGTCCCATCCACCGGTAGCCATGCCGATGATGGAAAAATGCGCTGAGAATCCCGGCCGGTCAAAAGCCTGGACCCGCACCTGGCGCTGGGTGGTGGCGTATTGTATCACCCTGTTTTTGTCCGGATTGGCACGAACGTCCCGTGCGATCAGCAAGGCCAGCAGGTTGGTGACATCAGAAACAACTTCTGTATTTCGCAGGGCAGGCAGGATGGTCTGTTGAGATACCGGGGCCATCGATGAACAAGTGCCAAGCGGCGCCAGGGGCCCAAACTGAACCAGTGAAAAACCGGCATTTTTGCAGCTATCAA encodes the following:
- a CDS encoding inositol oxygenase — its product is MQDQLQNRVTPHEMEELWEQDLLQRYPTENTKAKADYRNYDNPARDTVREFYRMNHTYQTYEFVRQKEQEFLAFNRREMSLWDAVDYLNTLIDDSDPDIDLDQTQHLLQTAEAIRADGHPDWFVLTGFLHDLGKVLCLFGEPQWAVVGDTFPVGCAYSDKIVYPEFFTANPDYYDERYNSTYGVYTPNCGLRNVHLSWGHDEYLYHIMKNHLPEPALYMIRYHSFYAQHREEAYDHLMDDHDRELFKWVRAFNPYDLYSKSPAPPDVKKLRPYYEDLAAKYLPDTLRF
- a CDS encoding SDR family oxidoreductase, encoding MQRFLQKTIVITGGGGVLGGHMAQAFAKEGAHVILIGRTLDSLEERQAMIQANGGKCSIYAADVLDKPSLIVVREEVLDQQGAIDVLINAAGGNLPGATVPPDKTIFDVSLEDFSRVTDINLMGTVIPSLVFGAAMASSGQGAILNISSMAVDRAITRVAGYSAAKAAMENFTRWMAVELALKFGEGLRVNALAPGFFIGNQNRALLTNPDGSYTERGQLIIQGTPMRRFGHADELNEAALFLCGPGARFITGIVLPVDGGFSAFSGV
- a CDS encoding solute:sodium symporter family transporter, with the protein product MTLTIITFLGFTAFVALYVWWRLRKENLSSKDGYFLGGRSLTGVVIAGSMLLTNISTEHLIGMNGSSYKNGFIIIAWEVTSALALVVAALYFVPRYLRMGLTTIPEYLEYRFDGLTRTLVAFFLMLSFIVTLLPIVLYTGAINIESLFDLSDQLHLTRGEALWYTVIAIGVIGSVYAIFGGLKAVAFSDTLNGYGLFIGGLAIPVFALWAIGDGNVFTGLGKVYETVPERFNVIGTRDSVLPFGTLFTGLIINQLYFWCMNQVIIQRALGAKNLVEAQKGLLLTGLYKILIPIIIVLPGVIGFYYFGDQFFDHQDTVYPELVKKVMPVAFTGFFAAVVLGAVLSTFNSVLNSAATIFSNGIYKRHIRKDASDRQLVRVGKLVSVIMAVFAIVVAPWVANAPDGLYQLLQQLNGIFFIPIASIILAGFFLPQVSAVAARSALFVGLAFYLATTFVWPVNLHFIHLWGIEFLLNMAVMLGISYYFPVKKRFQVEDHHAVELAAWKYAPAFSVFLVLTTIAIYIWLSR